The region CGTATATCCTTTTCTAGTAACAACGTCAGCTCTTGATTGAGACATAAATATGGCTTGAAGCTAATATAATGTATTCTGGAGTAGATAATGGATCAATAGCAGTTACTTTTCTAGAAGTCATGATGAAGATTGATAGGCTGATGTATTAAGATAAAAGCTGTCAGAGTTACTTGACCTCAAGGAACAGcttgtcagtttttcttttttgatcatGTAATTCTCATTCCCACCACTGTTCATCACCAGGCCGATCCTTAGATGAGAGTGCATTTGTTAAATTGAACTtagagtttaaaaacaaaattaaatttttaaaaaagaataatacatgTAGCATAAAAAGGAGTTTCACCTTGCATTTTAATATCTTTGTCAGAAGCAACACATGCAAGACAGTGGATTATTTTTGTTTAGATTATTGGGAGTTGACTAAATTATCTAGACATTTATAGTCCCCTTTCTCCAGAGAGCTCTTGATACTTTATGTTCATGCATGTGTACACATGTGGAGTTTCAGATTCCAACCAAATAGCATCTACTTAATGCTGGCTTTTAGGGTGTAGGGAGAAGAGAGTTCCTCATTATTTTATGTTACATAGCTAAAATTATAGTAGGACTCTCTGTCAAGTAAATTTTTGTCCATATAATTGACATTTTAATCTGTCTCCTATGCTCCTTCTACctttaattcttgtttgttactGGGCCCTGATTCCTTGGCTTTTTGAATTGCTCCTGTTGATAAGGAAGTTGACGCATGGACCTGTTCCTCACTGAATTTGTTTGATAGATAGAAGTGGGTTTAGTTTTCTGGTATTTTCCctatttcttttccaatatatatatacaaacagtgTCTTTCatgctcttctctttctgcctccctcGTTCCTCACATGTATGTACATCTCAGATACCTCTTTCGAGAAAGGActagagaagaaaagagatggaGGAGAATGACTTCTTCCTTGGACTTGGTGTCAAACATTCAGAGCTTCCCTTTtagtatttattacattttaaagatttcatCAGGTTTCTTATTGATGATGAAAGCACATTTATGCAAATATGTAAaagcatttgttgttcagtcttgaACAGTGTTTAATTTTGTGCCCATATAGGGTTTAGTGAATAGCATTACGCAGTGTAAGGAAGAGAATGTGGTTCTTTACTTCAGATGTCAAATTTACAAAATTTATTTGCATCTGGAAGGCTTATTCTTTGATGTTTACCTAAAAAGAAAAGCTGCTTATGAGCCTGAGCTCTACTTAAAAATCTTCTTATAGTTGCCTTTCAAATTGAACAGACTAATTTTAAGGAGGAAAAGTCAAAATAGTTTAAACTTTGGTTGTGTAACTTAGGAAATGTGAGCTTTGCCTATGGCAGTGAAATCATGTTAAGGGCTTGTAATCATGTCCAGGTTCAATATCAGTCTGCTTTCCTCTGTTAACCAGGATCTGGTGTAAGCTCAGATTGCTTAGTTAAAATCAGCTTATAAATTGGAATAACAAGGACTCTGAGGTTAGATTCTGTTCGTGATTTTTTTCACATAAGTTGACTTCTTGATACAACtgaaagaattaattttaaagcttggatggtatttttaaattgttttttgctAATCTTTATTGTAGGGTACCAACAGGGCTAGTACTCCAAAGGACTAGAAATAGTTCATTTTAAAACTAGATCTCTTCTGCTACATGAGATAGATAGCAATACTAAAGTCAAGAATAATAACAGAAAAAGTCCTCCATTTCAGTAGCCCATATGTAAACCTTGTTCTACATCTGGTAGACTCTTAACTGTTTCTCTTGTTTTATGGGGCTTCTTTTAGCTTCTGACCTTGTATCTGTGGCTCATTTGCTGAATAGTTTAAGAAGTACTTTGATAAGAACACTGATGCTATTGTGCAGCACAGTTtatcacagaaatgaaaaggtCTAAATTAAAAAGATTTCAAGGTAAATTAGGAGTTGACAGCATCATCATCTTTCCACTCAACAGCATCCTCATGTGTTTTTCCCTAGCTATCTGCTCTCTGCAAGCACTTAGACAACCTGTGGGAAGAACACCGTGGCAGCGTGGTCCTGTTTGCCTGGATGCAGTTCCTTAAGGAAGAGACCTTAGCATACCTGAATATTGTCTCTCCTTTTGAACTCACGATGGGTTCTCAGAAAAAGGTTCAGAGAAGGATGGCTCAAGCTTCTTCCAACACAGAGCTAGATTTTGGAGGAGCCACTGGATCTGACATAGACCAAGAGGAAGTTGTGGACGAGAGAGCCGTGCAGGATGTGGAATCATTGTCTAGTCTGATCCAGGAAATCTTGGACTTTGATCAAGCTCAGCAGATAAAATGCTTTAATAGTAAATTGTTCCTGTGCAATATCTGTTTCTGTGAGAAACTGGGTGGTGAGTGCATGTACTTCTTGGAGTGCAGGCATGTGTACTGCAAAGCCTGTCTCAAGGACTACTTTGAAATCCAGATCAGAGATGGCCAAGTTCAGTGCCTCAACTGCCCAGAACCCAAGTGCCCTTCAGTGGCCACTCCTGGTCAGGTAACTCTTCACTCCGCTGACAACTGCTCCCTAATTCTCTCACAACTCTCCAAAGGGAGGCATTCTCTTAGGAACTTCTTGATAGGGCTCGTCAGGGCAGTCTGAGGCCTTGGAGTGAGCCCACCAGTTTTATTCTGTCCATGATCTTTATCTAAACAAATGTAAATGCTCCCTTTGCTGGCTTTGGAATGGGTGGTCCTTGGCAAGGatgagcattaaaaaaataattctggtGATTTACTCTGTATTATCTGCCAAGAGGGGGAACTACTGCCCAATCTGTGTTAAGGTTGGGATCTGGAGGGATTATCCCTTGGGATGATTAACCAAATGTTTACAGACTTTAAAGATAGCCTGCTTGgttgtttcttctttaaaaaaaaaaaaaatcagctcctTTGAGGCATAAATGtactcatttaaagtgtacattttgctttgttttgacaAATGGGTAGACCCATGTAACCACCGTCTCAGTCAAGATATAGACTTCCCATACTAGCtctgttggtaaataatctgcctgcaaagcaggagaccctggtttgattcctgggtcaggaagatctgctggaaaagggataggctacccactcctgtattcttgggcttcccttgtggctcagctggtaaataaatcacctgcaatgcaagagacctgggttcgatccctgggttgggaagatcccctggagacaggaaaggcaacccactccagtgttctggcctggagaattccatggattgtatagtccatggggtcgcaaagagtcagacatgactgagccactttcactgaCTCACTCACTCATACTTGGTTTGATTTTGAAGTGAGATATagggttttattttctgttcatcTGGTTTTTATGCTTGCTTCCTAAAGATCTCTCCCTCAGGATCAGAACTGGTTGGGAAATCATCAAACTTAACGATGTTTATGTTTCCCTCAAGGTCAAAGAGCTAGTGGAAGCAGAGTTGTTTGCCCGTTATGACCGCCTTCTCCTCCAGTCCACCTTGGACCTGATGGCCGATGTGGTGTACTGCCcccgcccatcctgccagctgcctgtgatgcaggagccTGGCTGTACCATGGGCATCTGCTCCAGCTGCAATTTCGCCTTCTGTACCCTGTGCAGACTGACCTACCACGGGGTCTCTCCATGTAAGGTGACAGCAGGTAGGTTGTAACCATGTGAACTCAGTCTcccagccctcccccaccccctagaAAAGAGACTTATCACTTCAATTCTTAATTTGGGAGAATTGTGTTCTTCTGTGTTGGTTCAACAGATATTTTTGTGTCAGTTGCTGCCTACATTCTGGGAACATAGCAGTGACCAAATGCCCTCATGGAATTTACATTCTAATGGGGGAGATAGgcaaaccaaataaataagaatattagATGGtggtaaatgctgaagaggaaaaaaaaaagtaaagcagagACAGTGTGCTCTGAAGTGTTCTGAAGGGGAAGGCGTTTgggattttatttagaaaaacccAGCGGGCAGAGTGGTTTGAGTAGACTTGAAGGAAGTAAGGAAACAAACCATGCAGATACCGAGGGGGAGCATTCTATGGAAGGAATGACAGGGTAATTTCTATCTATGAATATGGAATAATGTAGATCCTGGCAAATGCAGATCATCTGAGCTATCACTGTTGTTTCCATGGTGCACACATTTGATCAAGTGCTTTCTCAGTGAGCCCAAGAGGCCTCAGAATCTTCCTCAACACAGTGCTTTAGAAAGCCACCCTCTATTGAGGTAGGCACAGGAAGTGAAACCTGTTAGCCATTTCTGATTTAGATAAGGATTGAGAAATCAGGCCCTTGACATCAATTTGACTAGACTTTGGTGACTTAGTCTTTCTCAAACTAACAGGGCTGATGATAATAGCTACTTCATAAGGTTATTGTAAGTTTGAAATGACCTAT is a window of Muntiacus reevesi chromosome 1, mMunRee1.1, whole genome shotgun sequence DNA encoding:
- the RNF14 gene encoding E3 ubiquitin-protein ligase RNF14 isoform X1; this encodes MSSEDREAQEDELLALASIYDGDEFRKAESVQGGETRIHLDLPQNFKIFVSGNSNECLQNSGFEYTICFLPPLVLNFELPPDYPSSSPPSFTLSGKWLSPTQLSALCKHLDNLWEEHRGSVVLFAWMQFLKEETLAYLNIVSPFELTMGSQKKVQRRMAQASSNTELDFGGATGSDIDQEEVVDERAVQDVESLSSLIQEILDFDQAQQIKCFNSKLFLCNICFCEKLGGECMYFLECRHVYCKACLKDYFEIQIRDGQVQCLNCPEPKCPSVATPGQVKELVEAELFARYDRLLLQSTLDLMADVVYCPRPSCQLPVMQEPGCTMGICSSCNFAFCTLCRLTYHGVSPCKVTAEKLMDLRNEYLQADEANKRFLEQRYGKRVIQKALEEMESKEWLEKNSKSCPCCGTPIEKLDGCNKMTCTGCMQYFCWICMGSLSRANPYKHFTDPASPCFNRLFHAVDVNGDIWEDEIED
- the RNF14 gene encoding E3 ubiquitin-protein ligase RNF14 isoform X2, which produces MQFLKEETLAYLNIVSPFELTMGSQKKVQRRMAQASSNTELDFGGATGSDIDQEEVVDERAVQDVESLSSLIQEILDFDQAQQIKCFNSKLFLCNICFCEKLGGECMYFLECRHVYCKACLKDYFEIQIRDGQVQCLNCPEPKCPSVATPGQVKELVEAELFARYDRLLLQSTLDLMADVVYCPRPSCQLPVMQEPGCTMGICSSCNFAFCTLCRLTYHGVSPCKVTAEKLMDLRNEYLQADEANKRFLEQRYGKRVIQKALEEMESKEWLEKNSKSCPCCGTPIEKLDGCNKMTCTGCMQYFCWICMGSLSRANPYKHFTDPASPCFNRLFHAVDVNGDIWEDEIED